In one window of Brenneria goodwinii DNA:
- the kdpD gene encoding two-component system sensor histidine kinase KdpD: MITGEDHRPDPDSLLAQIDEPPCGKLKIFFGACAGVGKTYAMLQEAQRLRAQGLDVLVGVAETHGRSETAALLEGLPQLPLKRINHHGRHLVEFDLDAALARCPALILIDELAHSNVAGSRHPKRWQDVQELLDAGINVFTTVNVQHLESLNDVIGGVTGIQVRETLPDPIFDNANEVILVDLPPDDLRQRLNEGKVYLPLQAERAIENFFRKGNLIALRELALRRMADRVDDQMRALRAVQGREHIWHTRDAILLCIGHGPGNEKLVRTASRLAARLGSVWHAVYVETPSLHQLPEARRRAILRALKLAQDLGAETATLSDPDEEYAILRYAREHNLGKIVIGRHAEQRFGWRWRARFAERLGKLGPDLDLVIVSVKDEAPRPAKAPDTRGLIEKWRMQLYGCAMAAILCAAITLLALWSPFSMLESENLVMIYLLAVVVIALFYGRWPSVFAAIINVAIFDLFFILPRGTLAVSDAQYLVTFAVMLGVGILVGNLTAGVRYQAKVARYREQRARHLYEMSKTLNRSLSSADIVKASHHFLSTTFQARIALLLADNPGHSSPELQQPALDGQEQLIVDNAIARWSFDHRTPAGAGTATLPGVPYQILPLATTQQIFGVLAIEPDNIRQLMVPEQQRLLETFTVLIANALERLFLMQSTENARLNAEREQLRNSLLAALSHDLRTPLTVLFGQAEILTLNLADEGSPHARQASQIRQQILNTTRLVNNLLDMARIQSDGFHLRKSWQTLEELIGSALQQLESALEKNTIRVNLSDDMILVYCDASLVERVLINLLENALKYAGEQAIITIETTISQRPATPDDWLEVIVRDNGPGIAAGQEQVIFDKFARGHKESSIPGVGLGLAICRAIIDIHGGRIWAANSETGGAAFHFTLPLSAPPAIEPEDLEEN, translated from the coding sequence ATGATTACTGGCGAAGATCATCGTCCGGATCCCGATAGCCTGCTGGCGCAAATTGATGAACCGCCATGCGGTAAGCTGAAAATATTCTTCGGCGCCTGCGCCGGCGTAGGGAAAACCTACGCCATGTTACAGGAAGCGCAGCGGCTACGAGCCCAGGGGCTGGATGTGTTAGTCGGCGTGGCGGAAACCCATGGACGCAGCGAAACCGCCGCCTTACTGGAAGGTTTGCCGCAGTTGCCGCTAAAACGCATCAATCATCATGGGCGTCACCTTGTCGAATTCGATCTCGATGCCGCGTTGGCGCGTTGTCCGGCACTAATCCTGATCGACGAACTGGCGCACAGCAACGTGGCGGGCTCACGGCATCCCAAACGCTGGCAGGATGTTCAGGAACTGCTGGATGCCGGTATCAACGTATTCACCACCGTTAACGTTCAGCACCTGGAAAGCCTGAATGACGTGATAGGCGGCGTAACCGGAATTCAAGTACGGGAAACCCTGCCCGATCCGATCTTTGATAATGCCAATGAAGTAATACTGGTGGATTTGCCGCCGGACGATCTGCGCCAACGGCTGAATGAAGGTAAAGTTTATCTGCCGTTGCAGGCCGAACGGGCGATAGAAAACTTCTTCCGCAAAGGTAATCTGATCGCGCTGCGTGAGCTGGCATTAAGACGTATGGCCGATCGGGTCGACGATCAAATGCGGGCGCTACGGGCGGTTCAAGGGCGGGAGCATATCTGGCATACCCGTGACGCCATCTTGCTATGCATCGGCCATGGACCGGGAAATGAAAAGCTGGTGCGTACCGCATCGCGGCTGGCGGCCCGGTTGGGCAGCGTCTGGCATGCCGTTTATGTCGAAACGCCCAGTCTGCACCAGTTACCGGAAGCGCGGCGGCGGGCGATTTTACGCGCGCTCAAACTTGCGCAGGATCTGGGCGCGGAAACGGCGACGTTATCCGATCCGGATGAAGAATACGCCATATTACGTTATGCCCGGGAACATAATCTGGGAAAAATTGTTATCGGCCGCCATGCCGAACAACGCTTTGGCTGGCGGTGGCGCGCCCGCTTTGCCGAGCGCTTAGGTAAACTGGGGCCGGACCTTGATTTGGTGATCGTCTCCGTTAAAGATGAGGCTCCCAGGCCGGCCAAAGCGCCGGATACGCGCGGCTTGATTGAAAAGTGGAGAATGCAGCTTTACGGCTGCGCGATGGCCGCCATACTGTGCGCCGCGATCACGCTGTTGGCGCTCTGGTCCCCCTTCTCTATGTTGGAATCAGAGAATCTGGTGATGATTTACCTGCTGGCGGTCGTGGTTATCGCCCTGTTTTATGGTCGCTGGCCCTCGGTGTTCGCCGCAATAATCAACGTCGCCATCTTCGATCTGTTTTTTATTTTGCCGCGCGGCACCCTTGCCGTTTCAGACGCCCAATATCTTGTCACCTTTGCGGTGATGTTGGGCGTCGGTATTTTGGTGGGCAACCTGACCGCGGGCGTGCGTTATCAGGCCAAAGTCGCCCGCTACCGCGAACAGCGCGCCCGGCATCTCTATGAGATGTCAAAAACGCTGAACCGCAGCCTGTCCAGTGCGGATATCGTAAAAGCCAGCCATCATTTCCTCAGCACCACGTTTCAAGCCAGAATCGCGCTACTGCTGGCCGATAACCCCGGCCATTCCTCGCCAGAGCTACAGCAACCGGCGCTCGACGGTCAGGAGCAGCTTATCGTCGATAACGCGATTGCCCGCTGGAGCTTCGATCATCGTACGCCTGCCGGGGCAGGCACCGCCACCCTGCCCGGCGTCCCCTACCAGATACTGCCGTTGGCCACGACGCAGCAAATCTTCGGCGTGCTGGCGATTGAGCCGGACAATATCCGGCAATTGATGGTTCCCGAACAACAGCGCCTGCTGGAAACCTTTACCGTATTGATCGCCAATGCGCTGGAACGCCTGTTTCTAATGCAAAGCACGGAAAACGCCCGCCTGAATGCGGAGCGCGAGCAATTGCGAAACTCACTGCTCGCGGCCCTCTCCCATGATTTGCGCACGCCGTTGACGGTACTGTTCGGCCAGGCCGAAATTCTGACGCTGAATCTGGCTGACGAAGGCTCGCCGCACGCACGCCAGGCCAGCCAAATCCGCCAGCAGATCCTGAATACCACGCGGCTGGTGAACAACCTGCTGGATATGGCCCGCATTCAATCCGATGGCTTTCATCTGCGCAAATCGTGGCAAACGCTGGAAGAGTTGATCGGTAGCGCATTACAGCAGTTGGAAAGCGCGCTGGAGAAAAATACGATTCGGGTGAATCTATCCGACGATATGATTCTGGTTTATTGTGATGCCAGTCTGGTTGAGCGGGTGCTAATCAACCTGTTGGAAAATGCGCTGAAATATGCCGGCGAGCAGGCAATCATTACGATAGAGACGACAATAAGCCAGCGGCCGGCTACGCCGGATGATTGGCTGGAAGTGATTGTGCGGGATAATGGGCCGGGTATCGCAGCCGGGCAGGAACAGGTTATTTTCGACAAGTTCGCCCGCGGCCATAAAGAGTCGTCAATCCCCGGCGTGGGATTGGGGCTGGCGATATGTCGCGCCATCATCGACATTCACGGCGGCCGCATCTGGGCGGCCAATAGCGAAACGGGCGGCGCCGCATTCCATTTCACCCTGCCGCTATCCGCCCCGCCGGCGATCGAACCTGAAGATCTTGAGGAGAACTGA
- the fur gene encoding ferric iron uptake transcriptional regulator: protein MTDNNTALKKAGLKVTLPRLKILEVLQDPECHHVSAEDLYKKLIDMGEEIGLATVYRVLNQFDDAGIVTRHNFEGGKSVFELTQQHHHDHLICLDCGKVIEFRDEYIEARQREIAERHNIKLTNHSLYLYGHCSGGDCREDETLHDAKR, encoded by the coding sequence ATGACTGACAATAACACCGCATTAAAGAAGGCCGGCCTGAAAGTCACTCTTCCAAGACTAAAAATTCTGGAAGTATTGCAGGACCCGGAGTGCCACCACGTCAGTGCGGAAGATTTATATAAGAAACTGATTGATATGGGCGAAGAGATTGGTTTGGCGACCGTCTACCGCGTACTGAATCAGTTTGATGATGCTGGTATCGTTACCCGCCACAATTTTGAAGGCGGAAAATCAGTTTTCGAACTGACACAACAACATCATCATGACCATCTGATTTGCCTGGATTGTGGCAAAGTCATTGAGTTCCGTGATGAGTATATCGAAGCACGCCAGCGCGAAATCGCGGAAAGACACAACATCAAACTGACCAACCACAGTTTGTATCTGTATGGCCATTGTAGTGGAGGGGATTGCCGTGAAGACGAAACCCTGCACGACGCAAAAAGATAA
- the ybfE gene encoding LexA regulated protein, giving the protein MAKEQTDRTTLDLFADERRPGRPKTNPLSRDEQLRINKRNQLRRDKVRGLRRVELKINSEAVDILNDLAAQRNISRSELIEEILLAQLAGKKSD; this is encoded by the coding sequence ATGGCAAAAGAACAAACGGATCGTACCACGCTGGATCTGTTCGCAGACGAGCGTCGGCCGGGCCGCCCAAAAACCAACCCGCTTTCACGTGATGAACAGTTAAGAATCAATAAGCGTAATCAGTTGCGACGCGACAAAGTTCGTGGTTTGCGGCGGGTAGAGTTGAAAATTAACAGCGAGGCCGTCGATATACTTAACGACCTGGCGGCGCAGCGTAATATCAGCCGTAGTGAACTTATTGAAGAAATTTTGCTGGCGCAATTGGCCGGGAAAAAATCTGACTGA
- the seqA gene encoding replication initiation negative regulator SeqA: MKTIEVDEELYRYIASHTQHIGESASDILRRMLKFTAGQSTAAPAADVAANTPPASSPRPGDRVRAMRELLLSDEYAEQHKAINRFMLVLSQLYLLSPPEFAQATESLHGRTRVYFAGDQQTLLQNGTHTKPKHIPGTPYWVITNTNTGRKRSMVEHIMLSMQFPVELTEKVCGTI, translated from the coding sequence ATGAAAACTATTGAGGTCGACGAAGAGCTTTATCGTTATATCGCCAGCCACACGCAGCATATCGGTGAAAGCGCATCGGATATTTTACGGCGCATGCTGAAATTTACCGCCGGTCAGTCCACCGCGGCGCCAGCAGCGGACGTTGCGGCAAATACGCCGCCCGCTTCATCCCCGCGTCCGGGCGATCGGGTTCGGGCAATGCGCGAGCTACTGTTATCGGATGAATATGCCGAGCAGCATAAGGCGATCAATCGTTTCATGCTGGTATTGTCTCAGCTGTATCTTCTGTCGCCGCCGGAATTCGCCCAGGCGACGGAATCGCTTCATGGCCGTACGCGGGTCTATTTCGCGGGCGATCAGCAAACGCTACTTCAGAATGGCACGCATACCAAGCCCAAACATATCCCGGGTACGCCATACTGGGTTATTACCAACACCAATACCGGTCGTAAACGAAGCATGGTCGAACACATCATGCTGTCGATGCAGTTCCCGGTAGAACTGACAGAGAAAGTTTGCGGAACCATCTAA
- the kdpE gene encoding two-component system response regulator KdpE, with translation MQTAILIVEDEKEIRRFVRLALEAEGCRVYDADTLQRGLIEAATRKPELIILDLGLPDGSGIDYIRDLRQWSSMPIIVLSARTDEQDKIEALDAGADDYLTKPFGIGELMARVRAALRHHGRSQQETPLVCFGNVTVDLLNRLVSREGQELHLTPIEFRLLAILAANPGKVLTQRQLLTQVWGPNAVEHSHYLRIYMGHLRQKLEVDPARPRHLLTETAIGYRFMP, from the coding sequence TTGCAGACCGCCATTTTGATCGTGGAAGATGAAAAAGAGATCCGCCGCTTTGTCCGTCTGGCGTTGGAGGCCGAGGGTTGTCGCGTGTATGACGCCGACACCCTGCAGCGCGGCTTGATTGAAGCGGCGACGCGTAAACCCGAACTGATTATTCTCGATCTCGGCCTGCCGGATGGCAGCGGCATCGACTATATCCGCGATCTCCGCCAGTGGAGCAGTATGCCGATTATCGTGCTGTCGGCGCGCACTGACGAACAGGATAAAATCGAGGCGCTGGATGCCGGGGCGGACGACTATCTGACCAAGCCGTTCGGTATCGGTGAATTGATGGCCCGGGTACGCGCCGCATTGCGTCATCACGGGCGTTCACAGCAGGAGACGCCGCTGGTGTGTTTCGGGAATGTAACCGTTGACCTGCTCAATCGCCTGGTCAGCCGCGAAGGCCAGGAATTACACCTGACGCCGATCGAATTCCGCTTACTGGCGATACTGGCGGCGAACCCGGGCAAGGTACTGACGCAACGTCAACTGCTAACCCAGGTTTGGGGGCCGAACGCCGTAGAACACAGCCACTATCTGCGTATCTATATGGGGCACCTGCGCCAGAAATTAGAAGTGGATCCCGCCCGGCCGCGCCATCTTTTAACCGAAACGGCGATTGGCTATCGTTTTATGCCGTAA
- a CDS encoding EamA family transporter — MTSWLIYALLSALCAALVAIFGKIGLQNLDANTATAIRAVVMALFLVGVVVVQGKTALVGEIIANKKALMFILLSGVAGAMSWLFYFVALKNGNVAQVAPIDKLSVVFAVVLAALLLGEKISLMAGAGVALISAGALLIALG, encoded by the coding sequence ATGACTAGCTGGTTAATCTATGCCTTGCTATCTGCGCTATGCGCCGCTCTGGTCGCCATCTTCGGCAAAATCGGCCTGCAAAATCTGGATGCCAATACCGCAACGGCAATCCGTGCTGTCGTCATGGCGCTTTTTTTAGTCGGTGTGGTGGTGGTACAGGGGAAAACGGCGCTGGTCGGTGAAATCATCGCCAATAAAAAGGCGTTGATGTTTATTCTGCTCAGCGGCGTGGCCGGCGCCATGTCGTGGCTGTTTTACTTTGTCGCGCTGAAAAACGGCAATGTCGCCCAGGTAGCGCCGATCGATAAACTCAGCGTGGTCTTTGCCGTGGTGCTGGCGGCGTTGCTGCTGGGTGAGAAAATTTCGCTGATGGCCGGCGCAGGCGTGGCGCTAATCTCGGCGGGCGCGCTGCTTATAGCTCTGGGATAA
- a CDS encoding methyl-accepting chemotaxis protein, protein MKFLKNIAIRTAMLWVLGTFCVLWGGVSIYTLFSFKEMTNTSKTSSLLVENMNFVNQANDQYFRMVTRLARAVDARRNGDNVSADREQASALNALNTLKADLTAFNGIDHAGLDEELVQAASRDWNTLIVQGVEPLYQKASANLLDDYQVQARDVVPPLSRQFGASMSAFNKVASEKFVAAGVRFEQITTIGQNILLSGLVIGLIMLFLTDRYLVKFLVRPLNDLRDHFSVIASGQLGKPIADFGRNCVGRLFPLLREMQTSLANTVRTIRNSTDSIYQGSSEIAAGNNDLSSRTEQQASALEETAASMEQLTATVKQNAENANHASQLALQASTTAKKGGDIVENVVKTMSEISGSSRKISEITTVINGIAFQTNILALNAAVEAARAGEQGRGFAVVAGEVRSLAQRSAQAAKEIEGLISESARCVDTGSHLVEEAGNTMHEIVRAVTNVTDIMGEIASASEEQSKGIAQVGQAVAEMDSVTQQNAALVEQASTAAQSLEEQAALLNQTVSLFQLSEQHSQPVTAAKTTTVAKAAIAATAQKALPPSNDNWEKF, encoded by the coding sequence ATGAAATTTTTAAAGAACATTGCCATCAGAACGGCCATGTTGTGGGTGCTTGGCACCTTCTGCGTACTATGGGGCGGCGTGTCGATATACACCCTATTTTCTTTCAAGGAGATGACAAATACGTCTAAAACCAGCAGCCTACTGGTGGAAAACATGAATTTTGTTAATCAGGCCAACGATCAGTATTTCCGTATGGTGACGCGTTTGGCCCGCGCCGTTGATGCACGCCGCAACGGCGATAATGTCTCGGCGGATAGAGAACAGGCATCGGCATTGAATGCGCTTAATACGTTAAAAGCGGATTTAACGGCATTCAACGGCATAGATCATGCGGGGCTGGATGAGGAACTGGTGCAGGCGGCCAGTCGCGACTGGAATACGCTGATTGTTCAAGGCGTTGAACCTTTATATCAGAAAGCCTCCGCAAATTTGCTGGATGACTACCAGGTTCAGGCCAGAGACGTGGTACCGCCATTAAGCCGTCAGTTCGGCGCATCGATGTCGGCCTTCAACAAGGTCGCATCTGAAAAATTTGTTGCCGCCGGCGTGCGGTTTGAGCAGATCACGACGATTGGTCAAAACATTTTGTTGTCAGGTTTGGTCATCGGGCTGATTATGCTGTTCCTGACCGATCGCTATCTGGTGAAGTTTTTGGTTCGCCCATTAAACGATTTGCGCGATCACTTCAGCGTGATTGCCTCCGGCCAGTTAGGAAAGCCGATTGCCGATTTCGGTCGTAACTGTGTCGGCAGGTTATTTCCGCTGTTGCGTGAAATGCAAACCAGTCTGGCGAACACGGTCCGGACTATCAGAAACAGCACGGATTCCATTTATCAGGGTTCCTCAGAAATTGCCGCCGGAAACAACGATCTGTCATCGCGTACCGAGCAGCAGGCTTCCGCGCTGGAAGAGACCGCCGCCAGCATGGAACAATTAACGGCAACGGTAAAACAGAATGCCGAAAACGCCAACCATGCCAGCCAACTGGCGTTGCAGGCCTCGACGACGGCGAAGAAGGGGGGCGATATTGTTGAGAACGTGGTGAAAACCATGTCGGAAATTTCGGGGAGTTCGAGAAAAATTTCCGAAATCACCACCGTGATTAACGGCATCGCTTTTCAGACCAATATCCTGGCCTTGAACGCCGCTGTGGAAGCGGCCCGTGCCGGCGAGCAAGGGCGTGGTTTCGCGGTCGTCGCTGGCGAGGTGCGAAGTCTGGCGCAGCGCAGCGCGCAGGCGGCCAAAGAAATCGAGGGGCTGATTTCAGAGTCTGCCCGATGTGTCGACACCGGTTCTCACCTGGTTGAAGAGGCCGGCAATACCATGCACGAAATTGTGCGCGCGGTGACTAACGTGACCGACATCATGGGAGAGATCGCTTCCGCATCGGAAGAGCAAAGCAAAGGGATCGCCCAGGTTGGTCAGGCGGTAGCCGAAATGGATAGCGTCACCCAGCAGAATGCGGCGTTGGTCGAGCAGGCTTCGACAGCGGCGCAGTCGCTGGAAGAGCAGGCGGCGCTGTTGAATCAGACCGTCTCTTTGTTTCAGTTGTCCGAGCAGCACTCCCAGCCGGTAACGGCGGCGAAAACCACCACGGTTGCGAAAGCCGCGATAGCGGCAACGGCGCAGAAGGCATTGCCGCCAAGCAATGATAATTGGGAAAAGTTCTGA
- the pgm gene encoding phosphoglucomutase (alpha-D-glucose-1,6-bisphosphate-dependent): MANHSRAGQPARQSDLINVAQLTSQYYVLRPEVGNAAHAVKFGTSGHRGSAGRHSFNEAHILAIAQAIAEERSKQGITGPCYVGKDTHALSEPAFISVLEVLAANGVDIIVQQDNGFTPTPAVSNAILVHNRAGGAQADGIVITPSHNPPEDGGIKYNPPNGGPADTNVTSVIEQRANALLADELREVKRITLDQAWKSGRIHEQDLVQPYIEGLSDVVDMAAIQRAGLTLGVDPLGGSGITYWQRIVEHYKLNLTLVNDSIDQTFRFMTLDHDGVIRMDCSSVSAMAGLLALRDKFDLAFANDPDYDRHGIVTPAGLMNPNHFLAVSINYLFQHRPQWGESVAVGKTLVSSAMIDRVVADLGRKLVEVPVGFKWFVDGLFDGSLGFGGEESAGASFLRFDGTPWSTDKDGIIMCLLAAEITAVTGKNPQQHYDELAKRFGAPSYNRIQAPATHAQKAALSKLSPEQVSASTLAGDPITARLTAAPGNGAPIGGLKVMTDNGWFAARPSGTEEAYKIYCESFLGAEHRERIEKEAVEIVSTVLANAK, encoded by the coding sequence ATGGCTAATCACTCAAGAGCCGGACAGCCTGCCCGGCAAAGCGATTTAATCAATGTGGCTCAGTTGACGTCACAATATTATGTCCTGCGTCCGGAAGTCGGAAACGCGGCGCATGCGGTGAAGTTTGGTACCTCGGGTCATCGCGGCAGCGCGGGGCGTCATAGTTTTAATGAAGCGCATATCCTGGCGATAGCGCAGGCGATTGCCGAGGAACGCAGCAAGCAGGGCATTACCGGTCCATGCTACGTCGGCAAAGATACGCATGCGCTGTCCGAACCGGCATTTATTTCGGTACTGGAAGTGCTGGCGGCAAATGGCGTGGATATCATTGTCCAGCAGGACAACGGTTTTACCCCCACGCCGGCGGTGTCTAACGCCATTCTGGTTCACAACCGCGCAGGCGGCGCGCAGGCGGATGGTATTGTTATTACGCCGTCCCACAATCCTCCTGAAGATGGCGGCATCAAATACAATCCGCCGAACGGCGGCCCTGCCGATACCAACGTCACCAGCGTGATCGAACAGCGGGCGAATGCGTTGCTGGCTGACGAACTGCGAGAGGTGAAACGTATTACGCTGGATCAGGCCTGGAAGAGCGGTCGTATCCATGAGCAGGATTTGGTGCAGCCTTATATTGAAGGGTTGTCCGACGTGGTGGATATGGCGGCGATTCAGCGTGCGGGTTTGACGTTGGGCGTCGATCCGCTGGGCGGGTCCGGTATTACTTACTGGCAGCGTATTGTCGAGCATTACAAGCTGAATCTGACGCTGGTGAACGATTCCATCGATCAGACATTCCGCTTTATGACGCTGGATCACGACGGTGTGATCCGTATGGACTGCTCATCGGTTTCCGCCATGGCCGGGTTGCTGGCGCTGCGTGATAAATTCGATCTGGCTTTCGCCAACGATCCGGACTACGACCGTCACGGTATCGTCACGCCTGCCGGCCTGATGAATCCGAACCATTTCCTGGCCGTGTCCATCAACTATCTGTTCCAGCACCGTCCTCAGTGGGGCGAGTCCGTCGCGGTAGGTAAAACGCTGGTTTCCAGCGCGATGATCGATCGTGTGGTGGCGGATCTGGGCCGTAAGCTGGTGGAAGTGCCGGTCGGCTTTAAATGGTTTGTCGACGGACTGTTCGACGGCAGTTTGGGTTTTGGCGGCGAAGAGAGCGCGGGGGCATCATTCCTGCGCTTTGACGGCACGCCGTGGTCAACGGATAAAGACGGTATCATTATGTGTCTGCTGGCCGCAGAGATTACTGCGGTAACGGGTAAGAACCCGCAGCAGCATTATGATGAACTGGCCAAACGCTTCGGCGCGCCAAGCTATAACCGTATCCAGGCTCCGGCGACTCACGCGCAGAAAGCGGCGCTATCCAAGTTGTCGCCTGAACAGGTGTCCGCCAGTACGCTGGCCGGCGATCCGATCACCGCGCGTCTGACGGCGGCGCCAGGCAACGGCGCCCCTATCGGCGGGTTGAAAGTGATGACCGATAACGGCTGGTTTGCGGCGCGGCCTTCCGGTACGGAAGAAGCCTATAAAATCTACTGTGAGAGCTTCCTTGGCGCAGAGCACCGGGAACGCATTGAGAAAGAAGCGGTAGAAATCGTCAGCACCGTGCTGGCTAACGCCAAGTAA
- the ybfF gene encoding esterase, giving the protein MKLNYRRHDAHQPNGQLPIVLIHGLFGNLDNLGVLGRDLQNQHDVLQLDLRNHGLSPRSPQMTYPAMAQDVVELLDELNIERAIVIGHSMGGKVAMSLSALIPQRLAKLVVIDIAPVDYQTRGHDDVFAALRTVTDAGIASRTQAADLMRQYLKEEGVIQFLLKSFQQGEWRFNVPALWDQYENIVGWQDIPAWQGPVLFIRGENSPYLDDAYREAILRQFPMARAYVVSGAGHWVHAEKPEAVLRAIHRFLDAS; this is encoded by the coding sequence ATGAAATTGAATTATCGTAGGCATGATGCGCATCAACCCAACGGCCAATTACCCATAGTCCTTATTCATGGGCTGTTTGGCAATCTGGATAATCTTGGTGTACTGGGACGGGATTTGCAAAATCAGCACGATGTATTGCAACTGGATCTGCGCAATCACGGCCTGTCGCCGCGTTCGCCGCAGATGACCTATCCGGCAATGGCGCAGGATGTTGTGGAATTACTGGACGAGTTGAATATCGAGCGGGCAATCGTGATCGGTCATTCGATGGGCGGGAAAGTGGCGATGTCGCTCAGCGCTCTTATTCCGCAGCGGCTGGCGAAGCTGGTGGTGATTGATATCGCGCCGGTCGATTATCAGACCCGTGGACATGATGATGTATTTGCCGCGTTACGGACCGTCACCGATGCCGGGATCGCCTCCCGTACGCAAGCCGCCGACCTGATGCGTCAATATTTGAAGGAAGAAGGCGTCATTCAGTTTTTGCTGAAATCTTTCCAGCAGGGTGAATGGCGGTTCAATGTCCCGGCGCTGTGGGATCAATATGAAAACATCGTTGGCTGGCAGGATATTCCCGCCTGGCAGGGACCGGTGTTGTTTATTCGCGGCGAAAACTCGCCTTATCTGGATGACGCCTACCGGGAAGCCATACTACGCCAGTTCCCCATGGCCCGCGCGTATGTGGTGAGCGGCGCGGGACATTGGGTCCATGCGGAAAAACCCGAGGCGGTCTTACGCGCGATTCATCGTTTTCTGGATGCGAGTTAA
- the fldA gene encoding flavodoxin FldA, with the protein MALIGIFFGSDTGNTENIAKTIQQQLGPDVAEVHDIAKSSKEDLEAFDILLLGIPTWYYGEAQCDWDDFFPTLEEIDFTGKLVALFGCGDQEDYAEYFCDAMGTIRDIIEPRGATIVGHWPTEGYYFEASKGLVDDKHFVGLTIDEDRQPELTNERVTAWVKQISEELNLKELVG; encoded by the coding sequence ATGGCACTCATAGGAATTTTCTTTGGCAGTGACACCGGCAATACCGAGAACATTGCCAAGACCATCCAGCAACAACTGGGACCAGACGTTGCCGAAGTTCATGACATCGCCAAAAGCAGTAAAGAAGATCTTGAAGCTTTCGATATTTTGCTGTTGGGTATCCCGACCTGGTACTACGGGGAGGCCCAATGCGACTGGGATGACTTTTTCCCTACGCTGGAAGAAATAGACTTTACCGGCAAACTGGTTGCCCTGTTTGGCTGCGGCGATCAGGAAGACTATGCCGAGTACTTCTGTGACGCGATGGGCACCATCCGCGATATTATTGAACCGCGCGGGGCGACTATCGTCGGACATTGGCCGACGGAAGGATATTACTTTGAAGCCTCTAAAGGTCTGGTTGATGATAAGCACTTCGTTGGTTTGACCATCGACGAAGATCGTCAGCCCGAACTGACCAATGAGCGTGTCACCGCCTGGGTGAAACAGATCAGCGAAGAGCTGAATCTGAAAGAACTGGTCGGCTAA